In the Brassica napus cultivar Da-Ae chromosome A7, Da-Ae, whole genome shotgun sequence genome, one interval contains:
- the LOC106354613 gene encoding DNA topoisomerase 2-binding protein 1-A isoform X4 — translation MKTATQLFKGANVFMSRNLVPPEVFDTLLDTFKLNGAEIFLCCDPSRNGPSDFHVIASPQHEKFEDLKAKGCNLIGPQCALSCAKEGRPLPQGGFTCCLAMDGLKVLASGFLIDEKVKIEKLVTSMGGVLVSRTSSDVNFVIVKNVLAAKYKWALYVQKKPVVALSWLHQCWNEHRVVPQEPYKIPPFSGLRICVTKIPADHRKGMEKLISENGGRYSGELTKACTHLIADAAEGDKYKVARKWGHIQIVTRKWFEQSIARKVCLNEELYPVLGSISSSRGVRGLGNHDNQEKFPECPVSLSHSTAVAEDSCASYAQSRESDIEPCASQNRLSTSMNPSSHVKEPSKDPTTEPQEQNIDGCTAKDSVTEDNDLYLSDCKIFLLGFEASEMRRLVKLVRRGGGSRYMMLSERMTHIVVGTPSESEKKEARSVAASGVVHVVTPNWLEDCDREKKEIPVHKVYTAHNLILPRDSECLSKGSRAGMPGMEKGKTFPQTMAYDSPSRSISISDEAATLRGKNKEAVLDVGRKDEIHVERKIVSPKKKETLSSVTTIKSNEQKIQCESSGQSKQERKSSVFKGKIFCFSDSFPQNTRPEIVEWVNQGGGEVVNDSFMKNTDFTIECHGMFRSAAGTTQTTYVSSHWVRSCLEDGCLFDISSHILYSPLPCQTPLPGFESLRFCVSHYEEKERLLLKNLCFVLGAKFVIRQTKKVTHLLCKFAHGPKYDAASKWGIVPVTSDWVYECVKQNQVVCPDNYHPKEMSTQDREAGIGLASQFHTQSVPVASRETESLLGSHSEDRVKSQSFAGKNGCGKSEVNNRLGETGREQSFPSKKAKLLRDGQENDAFPMDESSSNFARPLKSGDGIGFGNNVASGRVVPDVADTIEDLLEQTSKIQDQNSPGSGRISEKNLFSASEQYNSGNHSVTGLSRHWINRVQENDDAGNPRGDVTPGTYGNFSETQTESQVVGYEEDLSGRQMLIDRVRTRSSLT, via the exons ATGAAGACGGCGACGCAACTGTTCAAAGGGGCAAACGTGTTCATGTCTCGGAACCTGGTGCCACCTGAAGTCTTCGACACACTTCTCGACACCTTCAAGCTTAACGGCGCCGAAATCTTCCTCTGCTGCGATCCCTCCCGCAACGGCCCCTCCGACTTCCACGTCATCGCTTCTCCCCAGCAC GAGAAGTTCGAGGATCTTAAAGCTAAGGGTTGTAACTTGATAG GTCCGCAATGTGCTCTCTCCTGCGCGAAAGAGGGTAGACCCCTGCCACAAGGGGGATTCACTTGTTGTTTAGCCATGGATGGTCTTAAGGTTCTTGCTTCTGGTTTTCTGATAGATGAAaag GTCAAGATCGAGAAGCTAGTTACTTCCATGGGGGGAGTTTTGGTTTCCAGAACTTCTTCAGATGTCAACTTCGTCATTGTGAAGAATGTCTTGGCTGCTAAGTACAAG TGGGCCCTGTATGTTCAGAAGAAACCAGTTGTTGCACTGAGTTGGTTACATCAGTGTTGGAATGAGCACCGTGTGGTTCCGCAGGAACCATATAAGATTCCTCCTTTTTCTGGATTGAGGATCTGTGTCACAAAAATTCCAGCAG ACCACCGTAAGGGAATGGAGAAGCTTATTTCAGAAAATGGAGGGAGGTACTCTGGGGAGCTAACAAAGGCGTGTACACATCTGATCGCTGAT GCTGCTGAAGGTGACAAATACAAAGTTGCTCGGAAATGGGGTCACATTCAAATTGTTACGCGGAAATGGTTTGAGCAGTCCATTGCTAGAAAAG TTTGTCTCAATGAAGAGCTGTATCCTGTTCTGGGTTCCATATCCTCGAGTAGAGGGGTGAGAGGCTTAGGAAACCATGATAATCAAGAAAAATTTCCTGAATGTCCAGTGTCACTGTCGCATTCGACTGCGGTCGCGGAAGACTCATGTGCTTCTTATGCTCAGTCTAGAGAGTCAGATATAGAACCATGTGCCTCACAAAATCGTCTTTCCACATCTATGAATCCCAGTAGCCATGTTAAAGAACCAAGTAAAGACCCAACTACAGAGCCGCAAGAGCAAAATATTGATGGTTGTACCGCCAAGGATTCAGTAACTGAAGACAATGACCTGTACTTGTCAGATTGTAAAATTTTCTTGCTTGGTTTTGAAGCTTCTGAAATGCGTAGGCTTGTTAAGTTGGTCCGAAGAGGTGGTGGATCACGGTATATGATGCTTAGCGAAAGAATGACGCATATTGTTGTTGGAACTCCTTCTGAGAG TGAGAAAAAGGAGGCTAGAAGTGTTGCAGCTTCTGGTGTCGTTCATGTAGTTACACCCAATTGGCTTGAAGATTGTGATCGtgagaaaaaagaaattcccGTTCATAAAGTATATACTGCTCACAACCTTATTCTTCCAAGAG ATTCTGAATGCTTGTCGAAAGGATCTCGTGCAGGAATGCCGGGTATGGAAAAGGGTAAAACTTTTCCTCAGACCATGGCATATGATTCCCCTTCAAGGAGTATCAGTATCTCAGATGAAGCAGCAACTTTGCGGGGAAAGAATAAAGAAGCAGTGCTGGACGTTGGCAGGAAAGATGAGATTCACGTGGAAAGAAAAATAGTATCAcccaagaaaaaagaaacacttAGTTCCGTTACAACTATTAAAAGCAACGAACAGAAAATTCAATGTGAATCCAGTGGTCAGAGCAAGCAAGAAAGAAAGTCATCAGTATTTAAGGGGAAGATATTTTGTTTCTCAGATTCGTTTCCTCAAAATACG CGACCCGAAATCGTGGAATGGGTGAATCAAGGAGGGGGAGAGGTGGTAAATGATTCTTTTATGAAGAACACAGATTTTACTATTGAATGCCATGGTATGTTCAGGAGTGCTGCTGGGACTACCCAAACTACTTATGTCTCGAGTCACTGGGTTCGATCTTGTTTAGAG GATGGTTGTTTATTTGATATTAGTAGCCATATCCTCTATTCGCCTCTTCCCTGCCAGACTCCTTTGCCTGGATTTGAAAGCCTTCGCTTTTGTGTATCCCATTATGAAGAGAAGGAAAGATTACTCCTTAAGAATTTATGTTTTGTTCTTGGAGCAAAATTTGTGATAAGACAAACCAAGAAAGTGACTCACTTGCTATGCAAATTTGCTCACGGACCTAAGTATGACGCAGCTTCCAAGTGGGGAATAGTTCCCGTGACATCTGACTGGGTGTATGAATGTGTTAAACAG AATCAAGTTGTTTGTCCAGATAACTATCATCCAAAGGAAATGAGCACTCAAGACCGGGAAGCAGGGATCGGCTTGGCAAGTCAATTTCATACACAGTCTGTGCCAGTGGCGTCAAGGGAGACTGAGTCTCTGCTTGGAAGCCACTCTGAAGATAGGGTAAAATCTCAAAGTTTTGCTGGGAAAAATGGCTGCGGTAAAAGTGAGGTAAACAACAGACTTGGAGAAACTGGAAGGGAACAGAGTTTTCCGTCTAAGAAGGCAAAACTTTTGCGAGATGGTCAAGAAAATGATGCGTTTCCTATGGATGAAAGTTCAAGTAACTTTGCTCGCCCTTTAAAATCTGGAGATGGCATTGGTTTTGGAAATAACGTAGCAAGTGGTCGTGTAGTTCCAGATGTGGCTGATACTATTGAGGATCTGTTGGAGCAGACAAGTAAA ATTCAAGATCAGAACTCTCCTGGGAGTGGAAGGATTTCAGAGAAAAAT CTTTTTTCAGCTAGTGAACAATACAACAGCGGGAATCATTCTGTGACTGGCCTGTCTAGACACTGGATAAACAG GGTCCAGGAGAATGACGATGCAGGCAATCCTCGAGGAGATGTAACTCCAGGCACTTACGGAAACTTTAGTGAGACGCAGACAGAGTCTCAG GTTGTTGGTTACGAGGAAGATCTTTCAGGAAGGCAGATGCTTATCGATAGAGTTAGAACACGAAGCAGCTTAACATAA